One part of the Geothrix edaphica genome encodes these proteins:
- a CDS encoding M16 family metallopeptidase — MPHALHHTLTPEGTEILIEPISHVRSCSVGFWVRRGSRHEGPAEEGLAHFLEHTVFKGTEAYPTPDEVAAATDRLGGHLDAFTGKEVACFYGKVLADQLPELIHLLGELVTSPRFEAEELARERSVILEEIAQSEDQADDWVSELFYGGFWEGTPLAHPILGRRDQVSGYGPAEARAFFDHTYRAPNLVVVAAGAIEPDSFQDLLKPILERLPKGTDHAPPKPARTQPFLLNVPRKDLQQANLVMGFPAPDHRSPDRAAAHLLSYVLGGGMASRLFMELRERRGLCYQVGSYLSPYADTGALQISASCAPAQLRELVQRTMVECARIRQTGVAADELERAKLQARTSLVFSQESSSSRMFNLAHQAIHQGELRSLDQQMAEIEGVTPEDLLSVAQDLLDPAQVGLSALGTRRGCDIRPQDLVA, encoded by the coding sequence ATGCCGCATGCTCTGCATCACACCCTCACCCCCGAAGGCACCGAGATCCTGATCGAACCCATCTCCCATGTGCGGAGTTGCTCGGTGGGGTTCTGGGTGCGCCGGGGTTCGCGCCACGAGGGGCCGGCGGAGGAGGGCCTGGCCCACTTCCTGGAGCACACGGTCTTCAAGGGCACCGAGGCCTACCCCACTCCGGATGAAGTGGCCGCGGCCACAGACCGCCTGGGCGGCCACCTGGACGCCTTCACGGGCAAGGAAGTGGCGTGCTTCTACGGCAAGGTGCTGGCGGACCAGCTGCCCGAACTGATCCACCTGCTGGGGGAGCTGGTCACCTCGCCGCGTTTCGAGGCTGAGGAACTGGCCCGGGAGCGCAGCGTCATCCTGGAGGAGATCGCCCAGAGCGAGGACCAGGCGGACGACTGGGTGAGCGAGCTCTTCTACGGCGGCTTCTGGGAGGGCACGCCCCTGGCCCATCCCATCCTGGGCCGCCGCGACCAGGTGTCGGGCTACGGGCCCGCCGAGGCGCGCGCCTTCTTCGACCACACCTACCGCGCGCCGAACCTCGTGGTGGTGGCCGCGGGGGCCATCGAACCGGATTCCTTCCAGGACCTGCTGAAGCCCATCCTGGAGCGCCTGCCCAAGGGGACGGACCACGCTCCCCCCAAGCCGGCCCGCACCCAGCCCTTCCTGTTGAACGTGCCCCGGAAGGACCTCCAGCAGGCCAACCTCGTAATGGGCTTCCCGGCGCCGGATCACCGCTCGCCGGACCGGGCCGCGGCGCACCTGCTCAGCTACGTGCTGGGCGGGGGCATGGCTTCCCGGCTCTTCATGGAGCTGCGCGAGCGCCGCGGCCTCTGCTACCAGGTGGGCAGCTACCTCAGCCCCTATGCCGATACCGGCGCCCTCCAGATCAGCGCCAGCTGCGCGCCCGCGCAGCTGCGCGAACTGGTGCAGCGCACCATGGTCGAGTGCGCGCGGATCCGCCAGACGGGCGTGGCGGCCGACGAGCTGGAGCGCGCCAAGCTCCAGGCCCGCACCAGCCTCGTGTTCAGCCAGGAGAGCAGCAGCAGCCGCATGTTCAACCTGGCCCACCAGGCGATCCATCAGGGCGAGCTGCGCAGCCTCGACCAGCAGATGGCCGAGATCGAGGGGGTGACGCCGGAGGACCTGCTGAGCGTGGCGCAGGATCTGCTCGACCCGGCCCAGGTCGGCCTCAGTGCCCTGGGCACGCGGCGCGGCTGCGACATCCGACCCCAGGACCTGGTGGCCTAG
- a CDS encoding PLP-dependent aminotransferase family protein: MRPWTFPVALQTGPSREPVFQQIAQAIRADIRRGRLRPGDPLPGSRTLADTLGVHRNTVLAAYRELEAEGWTVAEQRTTRIARDLPQAPAGPRADATGRPGYDLPAPRPRRSLREPGLLAFGGGVPDLRLVPTDLLARAYRRALGARELLGYGDARGEPRLRAALARLLSEMRGLAVDEGRLMITGGSQGALDLVARTLIRPGDRVAVEDPGYPATWATLQAAGAELVPVPVDEAGLRVEALAARLADGPIRAVYLTPHHQFPTTVTMGAARRMRLLDLAARHRIALLEDDYDNEFHFEGRPVLPLACEDPDGVVIYLGTLSKILAPGLRLGFVAGPRALVELLAARREAADGQGDQVLQRAAAELLEDGLLQRHARKMRRIYQARREALAGALHRHLGGAVTFDLPAGGMCLWLRVDPAIDAEAWTVRARRAGVSLITGRAFDFQGRPLPNLRLGFSALDEGELEEAVRRLARALPSS; encoded by the coding sequence ATGCGCCCCTGGACCTTCCCCGTCGCCCTCCAGACCGGCCCCTCGCGGGAGCCGGTCTTCCAGCAGATCGCCCAGGCCATCCGGGCGGACATCCGGCGCGGCCGGCTGCGTCCGGGAGACCCCCTGCCCGGCTCCCGCACCCTCGCCGACACGCTGGGCGTCCACCGCAACACCGTGCTGGCCGCCTACCGGGAGCTGGAGGCCGAGGGCTGGACCGTGGCCGAGCAGCGCACCACCCGGATCGCCCGGGACCTGCCCCAGGCCCCGGCCGGCCCGCGGGCCGACGCGACGGGCCGGCCGGGCTACGACCTGCCGGCGCCGCGCCCGCGGAGGAGCCTCCGGGAGCCGGGCCTCCTGGCCTTCGGCGGCGGCGTGCCGGACCTGCGCCTCGTGCCCACGGACCTGCTGGCCCGGGCCTACCGCCGCGCCCTCGGCGCCCGGGAGCTGCTCGGCTACGGGGATGCGCGGGGGGAGCCGCGGCTGCGCGCCGCGCTGGCCCGGCTCCTGTCCGAGATGCGCGGCCTGGCCGTGGACGAGGGTCGCCTGATGATCACGGGCGGCAGCCAGGGCGCCCTCGACCTGGTGGCCCGGACGCTGATCCGGCCCGGCGACCGGGTGGCGGTGGAGGACCCCGGCTACCCCGCTACATGGGCCACCCTGCAGGCCGCGGGGGCGGAGCTGGTGCCCGTGCCCGTGGACGAGGCGGGCCTCCGGGTGGAGGCCCTGGCGGCGAGGCTGGCCGACGGCCCGATCCGCGCGGTCTACCTGACCCCCCACCACCAGTTCCCCACCACCGTGACCATGGGCGCCGCCCGCCGCATGCGCCTGCTCGACTTGGCCGCGCGCCACCGGATCGCCCTCCTGGAGGATGACTACGACAACGAGTTCCACTTCGAGGGCCGCCCCGTGCTGCCGCTGGCCTGCGAGGACCCGGACGGCGTGGTGATCTACCTGGGGACCCTGTCGAAGATCCTCGCCCCGGGGCTCCGCCTGGGCTTCGTGGCGGGCCCCCGCGCCCTGGTGGAGCTCCTGGCCGCCCGCCGGGAGGCCGCCGACGGCCAGGGGGACCAGGTGCTCCAGCGGGCGGCGGCGGAGCTCCTGGAGGACGGCCTGCTCCAGCGGCATGCGCGGAAGATGCGGCGGATCTACCAGGCCCGGCGCGAGGCCCTGGCCGGAGCGCTGCACCGGCACCTGGGCGGGGCCGTGACCTTCGACCTTCCGGCCGGGGGCATGTGCCTCTGGCTGCGCGTGGACCCGGCGATCGATGCGGAAGCCTGGACGGTGCGGGCGCGACGGGCAGGCGTGAGCCTCATCACGGGCCGCGCCTTCGACTTCCAGGGCCGGCCCCTGCCCAACCTGCGCCTCGGGTTCTCGGCGCTGGACGAAGGGGAGCTGGAAGAGGCCGTGAGGCGGCTGGCCCGGGCCCTGCCCAGCTCCTAG
- the dut gene encoding dUTP diphosphatase, whose translation MRIPVHQLPHGLGLDLPVAATAHAAGMDLRAAVPEGETWTIAPGQRRLVPTGLVLAIPPGFEGQVRPRSGLALRHGLTVLNAPGTIDADYRGEVQVLLINHGEAPFELRRGERIAQLLVAPVESWTWLPEPSVEALGDTGRGAGGYGSTGR comes from the coding sequence ATGCGCATCCCCGTCCACCAGCTCCCCCACGGCCTCGGCCTCGACCTGCCGGTGGCGGCCACGGCCCACGCGGCGGGCATGGACCTGCGGGCGGCGGTCCCCGAGGGCGAGACCTGGACGATCGCCCCGGGCCAGCGACGGCTGGTGCCCACGGGGCTGGTGCTCGCCATCCCCCCGGGTTTCGAGGGTCAGGTGCGGCCCCGCTCGGGCTTGGCCCTGCGCCACGGCCTCACGGTGCTGAACGCCCCCGGCACCATCGACGCCGACTACCGCGGCGAGGTGCAGGTGCTGCTCATCAACCACGGCGAGGCCCCCTTCGAGCTGCGCCGGGGCGAGCGCATCGCCCAGCTGCTGGTGGCCCCGGTGGAGAGCTGGACCTGGCTCCCCGAGCCCAGCGTCGAAGCCCTGGGCGACACCGGGCGCGGCGCTGGAGGCTACGGCAGCACGGGGCGCTGA
- the rlmN gene encoding 23S rRNA (adenine(2503)-C(2))-methyltransferase RlmN yields MTNTAPMPWDRPAPEREGLPSAWSLFPEDLAALGCPGSALETFKRLHRPWTWRDGAPDLGSGIRRWLEGVADLRLPRLAERQPSSDGSTKLALELADGKRIEAVHMPRKVRNPRVTYCISSQVGCAMGCTFCATGSMGILRNLQPGEILGQVLALMSALGPDRGHELTLVFMGMGEPLHNLDHLHRAIRLMCHPAGLGLGKNRITVSTSGLVSGIEKLAKLEPRPLLALSLNATTDESRSRTMPVNRVWNLARLRRALDDWGPKRGEKFCFEYVLIAGENDTEADAQRLADWLGDLRSGHNLNLIPMNEHAASAFREPGEDRVQQFAEWLKARGCFVTVRRSRGRDVQGACGQLVKGR; encoded by the coding sequence ATGACGAACACCGCGCCCATGCCCTGGGACCGCCCCGCCCCCGAGCGGGAGGGGCTTCCTTCGGCCTGGTCGCTGTTCCCTGAGGATCTGGCTGCGCTCGGGTGCCCGGGCAGCGCGCTGGAGACCTTCAAGCGCCTGCACCGGCCCTGGACCTGGAGGGACGGCGCGCCGGACCTGGGCTCGGGCATCCGCCGCTGGCTGGAGGGCGTGGCGGACCTGCGCCTGCCGCGCCTCGCGGAACGGCAGCCCTCGTCGGACGGCTCCACCAAGCTGGCCCTGGAGCTGGCGGACGGCAAGCGCATCGAGGCCGTCCACATGCCGCGCAAGGTGCGGAATCCCCGCGTGACTTACTGCATCTCCAGCCAGGTGGGCTGCGCCATGGGCTGCACCTTCTGCGCCACCGGCAGCATGGGCATCCTGCGCAACCTCCAGCCCGGCGAGATCCTGGGTCAGGTGCTGGCGCTCATGTCAGCCCTCGGGCCCGACCGCGGCCATGAGCTCACGCTCGTGTTCATGGGCATGGGCGAGCCCCTGCACAACCTCGACCACCTGCACCGCGCCATCCGCCTCATGTGCCACCCGGCGGGCCTGGGCCTGGGGAAGAACCGCATCACCGTGAGCACCTCGGGCCTGGTGAGCGGCATCGAGAAGCTGGCGAAGCTGGAGCCCCGGCCCCTGCTGGCCCTCAGCCTCAACGCCACCACCGACGAGTCGAGAAGCCGCACCATGCCCGTGAACCGCGTCTGGAACCTGGCGCGGCTGCGGCGGGCCCTGGACGACTGGGGCCCCAAGCGCGGCGAGAAGTTCTGTTTCGAGTACGTGCTCATCGCCGGCGAAAACGACACCGAAGCCGACGCGCAACGTCTGGCGGACTGGCTGGGCGACCTGCGCAGCGGCCACAACCTGAACCTCATCCCCATGAACGAGCATGCCGCCAGCGCCTTCCGCGAGCCCGGCGAGGATCGCGTGCAGCAGTTCGCCGAGTGGCTGAAGGCCCGCGGCTGCTTCGTCACCGTCCGCCGCAGCCGCGGCCGCGATGTGCAGGGCGCCTGCGGGCAGCTGGTGAAGGGCCGCTGA
- a CDS encoding GNAT family N-acetyltransferase gives MSAALTYRLDRIPPVDAIRALYAAAPLRRPIHDPERIRRMFQDSNVVITAYDGNRLVGLLRGWTDFVWDGYVCDLAVHPAFQKAGVGRQLLDLAVGLGEGIQWVLQAAPLARDYYAHVGWEKIENAWKMNRAGWTPTSYETYQAEHADLAARA, from the coding sequence ATGAGCGCCGCCCTGACCTACCGCCTGGACCGGATCCCGCCGGTGGACGCCATCCGCGCCCTCTACGCCGCCGCGCCCCTGCGCCGGCCCATCCACGACCCCGAGCGCATCCGCCGCATGTTCCAGGACTCCAACGTGGTGATCACCGCCTACGACGGGAACCGACTCGTGGGCCTGCTCCGCGGCTGGACGGACTTCGTCTGGGATGGCTATGTCTGCGACCTCGCCGTGCATCCGGCCTTCCAGAAGGCAGGCGTGGGACGCCAGCTGCTGGACCTGGCGGTGGGCCTGGGCGAGGGCATCCAGTGGGTGCTCCAGGCCGCGCCGCTGGCCCGGGACTACTACGCCCACGTGGGCTGGGAGAAGATCGAGAACGCCTGGAAGATGAACCGCGCGGGCTGGACTCCCACCTCCTACGAGACCTACCAGGCCGAGCACGCGGACCTGGCGGCGAGGGCCTGA
- a CDS encoding metal-dependent hydrolase, protein MSSVFGHALAGLTISAAFHQGRPPRRVLAFGTACAVAPDLDWFTTFLGLDGTSLAHRGMSHSLLALLLLAATAMLMGFRSQLRSPRLWACLLSAALSHSLLDACTFGGTGVAFLLPFSEARFVCVWQPIFVSPIPLSGKLLDWLLFSLGTEVVWIGGPALLVLGVPRAFQWLRRRSEETP, encoded by the coding sequence ATGTCCTCCGTCTTCGGCCACGCCCTGGCCGGCCTCACGATCAGCGCAGCCTTCCACCAGGGCCGACCGCCCCGCCGGGTCCTGGCTTTCGGAACGGCCTGCGCCGTGGCCCCGGACCTGGACTGGTTCACCACCTTCCTCGGGCTCGATGGCACCAGCCTGGCCCACCGGGGCATGAGCCACTCCCTCCTCGCCCTGCTGCTCCTGGCCGCCACGGCCATGCTGATGGGGTTCCGGTCCCAGCTCCGCAGCCCCCGCCTCTGGGCCTGCCTGCTGTCCGCCGCCCTGTCCCACAGCCTGCTGGACGCCTGCACGTTCGGGGGGACCGGCGTGGCCTTCCTGCTGCCCTTCTCCGAGGCGCGGTTTGTCTGCGTCTGGCAGCCCATCTTCGTGTCGCCCATCCCCCTCTCGGGAAAGCTCCTCGACTGGCTGCTGTTCTCCCTGGGCACCGAAGTCGTGTGGATCGGCGGCCCGGCCCTGCTGGTGCTCGGCGTGCCCCGGGCCTTCCAGTGGCTGCGGAGGCGCTCCGAGGAGACGCCCTGA
- a CDS encoding carboxymuconolactone decarboxylase family protein gives MRTSKPHPELAPKGFQGLLQVVRHVSASGLDHGLLHLLEVRASQLNGCAYCMDMHATAALEGGESQRRLNLLAAWREAPGFSPRERAALAWTEALTELGRHGVDDALYAATREHFSEQEVVDLTYAIALINAWNRLGVGLQPDLPGVPA, from the coding sequence ATGCGCACCTCGAAACCCCATCCCGAACTCGCCCCCAAGGGCTTCCAGGGCCTGCTGCAGGTCGTCCGGCATGTCAGCGCCTCGGGGCTGGACCACGGCCTGCTGCACCTCCTCGAAGTGCGGGCCTCCCAGCTGAACGGCTGCGCCTACTGCATGGACATGCACGCCACCGCGGCCCTCGAGGGGGGCGAGTCCCAGCGCCGCCTGAACCTCCTGGCCGCCTGGCGCGAGGCACCCGGGTTCTCGCCCCGGGAGCGGGCCGCCCTGGCCTGGACCGAGGCGCTGACGGAGCTGGGCCGGCACGGGGTCGACGACGCGCTCTACGCGGCCACCCGGGAGCACTTCAGCGAGCAGGAGGTGGTGGACCTGACCTACGCCATCGCCCTCATCAACGCCTGGAACCGCCTGGGCGTGGGCCTGCAGCCTGATCTTCCGGGGGTGCCCGCATGA
- a CDS encoding ABC transporter ATP-binding protein: MISLDRASLRYGPILGLSPTTFELPDGGGITGLLGPNGAGKSSLLQLLSGLLPPSGGEVEVFGEAPFRNPAVLARLGLVSEGDRLPTGLRADRWLRMMGELSGLSGDDLKAAVIRALATVGMSDRAHLTFARMSKGMRQRIRLAQALLHEPELLILDEPFNGLDPEARLTLMALLRDLAAKGTRILVSSHILGEIAQLTDRILLLFRGRLLAEGTVTEIRQLLDRHPVELRLTGEAQVLARWAVEQPELAALRMEEDAVVISVRSPRDILPRLQKAAAEGGIPLRALDPLDLNLDAVFQYLTRDHA, translated from the coding sequence ATGATCTCTCTCGACCGCGCCTCCCTCCGCTACGGCCCCATCCTGGGCCTCAGCCCCACCACCTTCGAGCTGCCGGACGGCGGCGGCATCACGGGCCTGCTGGGCCCCAACGGCGCCGGCAAGTCCTCGCTGCTGCAGCTGCTCTCAGGCCTGCTGCCGCCTTCGGGCGGCGAGGTGGAGGTCTTCGGCGAAGCCCCGTTCCGGAACCCCGCCGTGCTCGCGCGCCTGGGCCTCGTGTCCGAAGGCGACCGCCTGCCCACGGGTCTGCGGGCCGACCGCTGGCTCCGGATGATGGGTGAGCTCTCGGGGCTGTCGGGGGACGATCTGAAGGCCGCCGTGATCCGGGCCCTCGCCACCGTGGGCATGAGCGACCGCGCCCACCTCACCTTCGCGCGCATGTCCAAGGGCATGCGGCAGCGCATCCGCCTCGCCCAGGCGCTGCTGCACGAGCCGGAGCTGCTCATTCTGGATGAGCCCTTCAACGGCCTGGACCCCGAGGCCCGCCTCACGCTCATGGCCCTGCTGCGCGACCTGGCCGCCAAGGGCACACGCATCCTGGTGTCGAGCCACATCCTCGGCGAGATCGCCCAGCTCACGGACCGCATCCTGCTCCTGTTCCGGGGCCGCCTGCTGGCGGAAGGCACCGTCACCGAGATCCGCCAGCTGCTGGACCGCCATCCCGTGGAGCTGCGCCTTACGGGCGAGGCGCAGGTCCTGGCCCGCTGGGCCGTGGAGCAGCCGGAACTGGCGGCCCTGCGCATGGAGGAGGACGCCGTGGTGATCTCGGTGCGCTCGCCCCGGGACATCCTGCCCCGCCTCCAGAAGGCCGCGGCCGAGGGCGGCATCCCGCTCCGCGCCCTCGATCCCCTGGATCTCAACCTCGACGCGGTCTTCCAGTATCTGACGAGGGACCACGCATGA
- a CDS encoding DMT family transporter, with protein MNDLSLYLVSVLIWGSTWIAITFQYGRVAPEVSVVYRFALAALLLAAWCLLRGLKLRFTRREHGWLALQGALMFGINYVCVYLAEQRIPSGLMAVIFSLLAILNLLGARLFFGTPVARKALAGVALGIAGVGLVCLPGTGYGAGSLQAGLGLALGGTVAASLSNLVSQRNQRHGIPVMQGNAVSMAYGAAFVALYCALAGRSFTFDASLHYLGSLAFLSVFGSILAFGAYLTLVGRIGAGRAGYAMVAIPVVALALSTAMEGLRWHWGLALGAALCLAGNLLVLPGTRRPRLARA; from the coding sequence ATGAACGACCTGTCCCTCTACCTCGTGTCCGTGCTGATCTGGGGCTCCACCTGGATCGCCATCACCTTCCAGTACGGGCGGGTGGCCCCTGAAGTCTCCGTGGTCTACCGCTTCGCCCTCGCCGCCCTCCTGCTGGCGGCCTGGTGCCTCCTGCGGGGGCTGAAGCTCCGCTTCACGCGGCGGGAGCACGGCTGGCTGGCCCTCCAGGGCGCCCTGATGTTCGGGATCAACTACGTCTGCGTGTACCTCGCGGAGCAGCGGATCCCCTCGGGCCTCATGGCGGTGATCTTCTCCCTGCTGGCCATCCTCAACCTCCTCGGCGCGCGGCTCTTCTTCGGGACGCCGGTGGCGCGGAAGGCCCTCGCGGGGGTCGCGCTCGGCATCGCCGGGGTGGGCTTGGTGTGCCTGCCGGGTACGGGTTACGGCGCCGGGTCCCTCCAGGCGGGGCTTGGCCTGGCGCTGGGCGGCACCGTGGCCGCCAGCCTCAGCAACCTGGTCTCCCAGCGCAACCAGCGGCACGGCATCCCGGTCATGCAGGGCAACGCGGTGAGCATGGCCTACGGCGCGGCCTTCGTGGCCCTCTACTGCGCGCTGGCGGGCCGGTCCTTCACCTTCGATGCCTCGCTCCACTACCTGGGCTCCCTGGCCTTCCTGTCCGTGTTCGGGTCGATCCTGGCCTTCGGCGCCTACCTCACGCTTGTGGGCCGCATCGGGGCGGGTCGGGCGGGCTACGCCATGGTCGCCATCCCCGTGGTGGCCCTGGCCCTCTCCACGGCCATGGAGGGCCTCCGGTGGCACTGGGGCCTGGCCCTGGGCGCGGCCCTCTGCCTGGCGGGCAACCTCCTCGTACTGCCTGGGACCCGCCGCCCCCGCTTGGCCCGGGCCTGA